DNA from Strix aluco isolate bStrAlu1 chromosome 2, bStrAlu1.hap1, whole genome shotgun sequence:
CAAAACACAACTCTCGCTTTGAAGTCAGCAGTTGTTCCGCTGTAGGCATCCATGGGAGAGATTTCACTTTTAGCATGATTGTAAAGTTTTGGAAGACTCGATTTCTGGCACTAAACTGAACTAAGCAAAGTTCTGTTCAAGTCTGTTGGGAGAAAAAACATCCTTACGCTCGTTCTCAAGATACAACCTCCAAAACCAATTCCTCACTTCTACCTTCTATGATGAATTCATGCCATGTAGTTACCCTTATATATTTAGGACTCTATCTCTGTAGTTTAACCTTTCAAAAAGGTAAATGCAACTAAATGTGTGgtgttggattatttttttttattttttttttagaattagtCCCAGCACCGTGACTTTTCCGTCATGTCAGAACCAATCACGCTCAATGTTGGAGGTAAACTCTATACCACCTCTCTGTCCACCCTGACCAGCTTTCCAGACTCCATGCTGGGGGCCATGTTTAGTGGGAAGATCCCAACCAAGAAGGACAGCCAAGGCAACTGCTTTATTGACAGAGATGGCAAAATCTTCCGCTATATCCTGAACTTCTTACGAACTTCTCACTTGGACCTCCCTGAAGACTTTCAGGAAATGGGCTTACTTCGACGGGAGGTAGATTTTTATCAAATTCAGCCCCTGATTGAGGCCTTGCAGGAGAAGGAGGTGGAGCTTTCTAAAGCAGAGAAGAATGCCATGCTCAACATCACCCTCGATCAGAAGACCCAGACTGTTCACTTCACTGTCCGAGAAGCACCCCAGATCTACAGCCTGTCTTCCTCCAACATGGA
Protein-coding regions in this window:
- the KCTD21 gene encoding BTB/POZ domain-containing protein KCTD21, whose amino-acid sequence is MSEPITLNVGGKLYTTSLSTLTSFPDSMLGAMFSGKIPTKKDSQGNCFIDRDGKIFRYILNFLRTSHLDLPEDFQEMGLLRREVDFYQIQPLIEALQEKEVELSKAEKNAMLNITLDQKTQTVHFTVREAPQIYSLSSSNMEVFSAHIFSTSCLFLKLLGSKLYYCFNGNLSSISSYLQDPNHLTLDWVASVEGLPEEEYTRQNLKRLWVVPDNKQINSFQVFVEEVLKIAMSDGFCIDSSHPHTSDFMNNKIIRLIRYK